In the Halichoerus grypus chromosome 4, mHalGry1.hap1.1, whole genome shotgun sequence genome, one interval contains:
- the TFPI gene encoding tissue factor pathway inhibitor isoform X2: MITQFFFNIHTQQCEEFMYGGCEGNQNRFGSLEECEEKCMRVYPQAKTGTTLEKEKPDYCFLGEDSGVCRGYITRYFYNNESKKCEDFKYGGCLGNQNNFESLDQCKQTCESLVNDLKLEQAVNNTVLPESSGSTIPFSPVNSLTTLDVTNTVSPPDSVNNDSITPQPTKAPSFFEYHGPSWCLTPADRGLCQANESRFYYNSVIGKCRPFKYSGCGGNENNFISKKACLRTCKKGFIQRISKGGLIKTKRKRKKQTVKIVYEKIFVKKI; encoded by the exons ATgattacacaattttttttcaacattcacACTCAACAGTGTGAAGAATTTATGTATGGGGGATGTGAAGGAAATCAGAATCGATTTGGAAGTCTGGAAGAGTGCGAAGAAAAATGTATGAGAG TTTATCCACAGGCCAAGACAGGGACAACATTAGAAAAAG aaAAGCCAGATTACTGCTTTTTGGGGGAAGACAGTGGAGTCTGTCGAGGTTATATAACTAGGTATTTTTATAACAATGAGTCAAAGAAATGTGAAGATTTCAAGTACGGTGGGTGCCTTGGCAATCAAAACAACTTTGAATCACTGGATCAATGCAAGCAAACCTGTGAGAGTTTAG tgaatgATCTTAAGTTGGAACAAGCTGTGAATAATACAGTACTGCCTGAGTCTTCGGGTAGTACAATACCGTTTAGTCCTGTGAATAGTCTGACAACGCTTGATGTTACGAATACTGTGTCCCCGCCTGATTCTGTGAATAATGATTCCATCACTCCCCAGCCTACCAAGGCTCCCAGCTTTTTTG AATATCATGGTCCTTCCTGGTGTCTGACTCCAGCAGACAGAGGATTGTGTCAAGCCAATGAGAGCCGATTCTACTACAATTCAGTCATTGGGAAATGCCGCCCATTTAAGTACAGTGGATGTGGAgggaatgaaaataattttatttctaaaaaagcaTGTCTTAGGACTTGTAAGAAAG GTTTCATCCAAAGAATATCAAAAGGAGGATtaattaaaaccaaaagaaaaagaaagaagcagacagTGAAAATAGTATAtgaaaaaatttttgttaaaaaaatataa